The proteins below are encoded in one region of Rhinolophus sinicus isolate RSC01 linkage group LG07, ASM3656204v1, whole genome shotgun sequence:
- the KLHL2 gene encoding kelch-like protein 2 isoform X4, translating to MSESRAKRVRIKEVDGWTLRMLIDYVYTAEIQVTEENVQVLLPAAGLLQLQDVKKTCCEFLESQLHPVNCLGIRAFADMHACTDLLNKANTYAEQHFSDVVLSEEFLNLGIEQVCSLISSDKLTISSEEKVFEAVIAWVNHDKDVRQEFMARLMEHVRLPLLPREYLVQRVEEEALVKNSSACKDYLIEAMKYHLLPTEQRILMKSVRTRLRTPMNLPKLMVVVGGQAPKAIRSVECYDFKEERWHQVAELPSRRCRAGMVYMAGLVFAVGGFNGSLRVRTVDSYDPVKDQWTSVANMRDRRSTLGAAVLNGLLYAVGGFDGSTGLSSVEAYNIKSNEWFHVAPMNTRRSSVGVGVVGGLLYAVGGYDGASRQCLSTVECYNATTNEWTYIAEMSTRRSGAGVGVLNNLLYAVGGHDGPLVRKSVEVYDPTTNTWRQVADMNMCRRNAGVCAVNGLLYVVGGDDGSCNLASVEYYNPTTDKWTVVSSCMSTGRSYAGVTVIDKPL from the exons GTGCTTCTGCCAGCAGCCGGTCTGTTACAGTTACAGGATGTGAAGAAGACTTGCTGTGAATTTTTGGAATCTCAGCTTCACCCTGTCAACTGCTTAGGAATCCGGGCTTTCGCTGATATGCACGCATGCACCGACCTCCTGAACAAGGCGAACACCTATGCAG AGCAACATTTTTCAGATGTAGTACTTAGTGAAGAATTTCTCAATCTCGGCATTGAACAAGTATGCAGCTTAATCTCAAGTGATAAACTTACCATTTCCTCAGAAGAGAAG GTATTTGAAGCTGTGATAGCTTGGGTGAACCATGACAAAGATGTAAGGCAAGAATTTATGGCTCGGCTGATGGAACATGTACGGTTACCTTTGCTCCCCCGGGAATATTTAGTTCAG AGGGTTGAAGAGGAAGCATTGGTCAAGAACAGCAGTGCTTGCAAAGATTACCTCATTGAAGCCATGAAGTATCATTTGCTGCCAACAGAGCAGCGGATATTAATGAAGAGTGTCCGGACCCGACTGAGAACACCCATGAACCTTCCCAAA TTGATGGTGGTGGTTGGGGGCCAGGCGCCGAAGGCTATCCGAAGTGTGGAATGCTACGACTTTAAAGAAGAGCGGTGGCACCAAGTGGCAGAATTACCTTCCAGGAGATGCAGGGCAG GGATGGTCTATATGGCTGGGCTGGTTTTTGCCGTTGGTGGCTTTAATGGTTCCTTGAGAGTCCGCACGGTCGATTCCTACGACCCTGTGAAAGATCAGTGGACCAGTGTCGCGAACATGCGAGACCGGAGAAGCACTTTGGGTGCTGCTGTATTAAATGGATTGTTATATGCAGTGGGAGGCTTTGATGGCAGTACAg GCTTATCATCGGTGGAAGCGTATAACATAAAGTCTAACGAATGGTTTCACGTGGCCCCCATGAACACAAGGAGGAGCAGTGTTGGTGTGGGTGTTGTTGGAG GTTTGCTCTATGCTGTGGGGGGTTATGATGGAGCTTCACGTCAGTGTCTGAGCACAGTAGAATGCTATAATGCCACAACGAACGAGTGGACCTACATAGCGGAAATGAGTACCAGGCGGAGCGGGGCAG GTGTTGGTGTGTTAAACAACTTACTGTATGCTGTCGGGGGTCACGATGGCCCTTTAGTACGAAAAAGTGTTGAAGTGTATGATCCCACTACCAATACATGGAGACAGGTTGCAGATATGAACATGTGCCGAAGAAATGcag gagtttGTGCTGTTAATGGTCTGTTATATGTAGTCGGAGGAGATGATGGTTCCTGTAACTTGGCATCAGTAGAATATTATAACCCAACAACTGATAAATGGACAGTTGTATCATCTTGTATGAGCACAGGGAGAAGTTATGCAG GGGTCACCGTTATTGATAAACCGTTATGA
- the KLHL2 gene encoding kelch-like protein 2 isoform X5 translates to MSQLWLKTWKSLLIEWCWPPVVLIFTPCLQVLLPAAGLLQLQDVKKTCCEFLESQLHPVNCLGIRAFADMHACTDLLNKANTYAEQHFSDVVLSEEFLNLGIEQVCSLISSDKLTISSEEKVFEAVIAWVNHDKDVRQEFMARLMEHVRLPLLPREYLVQRVEEEALVKNSSACKDYLIEAMKYHLLPTEQRILMKSVRTRLRTPMNLPKLMVVVGGQAPKAIRSVECYDFKEERWHQVAELPSRRCRAGMVYMAGLVFAVGGFNGSLRVRTVDSYDPVKDQWTSVANMRDRRSTLGAAVLNGLLYAVGGFDGSTGLSSVEAYNIKSNEWFHVAPMNTRRSSVGVGVVGGLLYAVGGYDGASRQCLSTVECYNATTNEWTYIAEMSTRRSGAGVGVLNNLLYAVGGHDGPLVRKSVEVYDPTTNTWRQVADMNMCRRNAGVCAVNGLLYVVGGDDGSCNLASVEYYNPTTDKWTVVSSCMSTGRSYAGVTVIDKPL, encoded by the exons GTGCTTCTGCCAGCAGCCGGTCTGTTACAGTTACAGGATGTGAAGAAGACTTGCTGTGAATTTTTGGAATCTCAGCTTCACCCTGTCAACTGCTTAGGAATCCGGGCTTTCGCTGATATGCACGCATGCACCGACCTCCTGAACAAGGCGAACACCTATGCAG AGCAACATTTTTCAGATGTAGTACTTAGTGAAGAATTTCTCAATCTCGGCATTGAACAAGTATGCAGCTTAATCTCAAGTGATAAACTTACCATTTCCTCAGAAGAGAAG GTATTTGAAGCTGTGATAGCTTGGGTGAACCATGACAAAGATGTAAGGCAAGAATTTATGGCTCGGCTGATGGAACATGTACGGTTACCTTTGCTCCCCCGGGAATATTTAGTTCAG AGGGTTGAAGAGGAAGCATTGGTCAAGAACAGCAGTGCTTGCAAAGATTACCTCATTGAAGCCATGAAGTATCATTTGCTGCCAACAGAGCAGCGGATATTAATGAAGAGTGTCCGGACCCGACTGAGAACACCCATGAACCTTCCCAAA TTGATGGTGGTGGTTGGGGGCCAGGCGCCGAAGGCTATCCGAAGTGTGGAATGCTACGACTTTAAAGAAGAGCGGTGGCACCAAGTGGCAGAATTACCTTCCAGGAGATGCAGGGCAG GGATGGTCTATATGGCTGGGCTGGTTTTTGCCGTTGGTGGCTTTAATGGTTCCTTGAGAGTCCGCACGGTCGATTCCTACGACCCTGTGAAAGATCAGTGGACCAGTGTCGCGAACATGCGAGACCGGAGAAGCACTTTGGGTGCTGCTGTATTAAATGGATTGTTATATGCAGTGGGAGGCTTTGATGGCAGTACAg GCTTATCATCGGTGGAAGCGTATAACATAAAGTCTAACGAATGGTTTCACGTGGCCCCCATGAACACAAGGAGGAGCAGTGTTGGTGTGGGTGTTGTTGGAG GTTTGCTCTATGCTGTGGGGGGTTATGATGGAGCTTCACGTCAGTGTCTGAGCACAGTAGAATGCTATAATGCCACAACGAACGAGTGGACCTACATAGCGGAAATGAGTACCAGGCGGAGCGGGGCAG GTGTTGGTGTGTTAAACAACTTACTGTATGCTGTCGGGGGTCACGATGGCCCTTTAGTACGAAAAAGTGTTGAAGTGTATGATCCCACTACCAATACATGGAGACAGGTTGCAGATATGAACATGTGCCGAAGAAATGcag gagtttGTGCTGTTAATGGTCTGTTATATGTAGTCGGAGGAGATGATGGTTCCTGTAACTTGGCATCAGTAGAATATTATAACCCAACAACTGATAAATGGACAGTTGTATCATCTTGTATGAGCACAGGGAGAAGTTATGCAG GGGTCACCGTTATTGATAAACCGTTATGA